A single Nicotiana tabacum cultivar K326 chromosome 5, ASM71507v2, whole genome shotgun sequence DNA region contains:
- the LOC107791402 gene encoding abscisic acid 8'-hydroxylase CYP707A2, whose translation MEFVSMFCLSAIVSFSLLLIHSIFKFLAFAAKKLPLPPGTLGWPYIGETFQLYSQNPNVFFASKVKKYGSIFKTHILGCNCVMISSPEAAKQVLVTRANLFKPTFPASKERMLGKQAIFFHQGDYHAKLRKLVLRAFTPESIRNIVPDIESIVESTLESFEGRLINTYQEMKTYTFNVALISIFGKDEILYREDLKRCYYILEKGYNSMPINLPGTLFNKAMKARKELAKIVAKIISTRREMKINHTDLLGSFMGDKGLTDEQIADNIIGVIFAARDTTASVLTWILKYLGENPSVLHAVTEEQETIMRNKEENGEEKVLNWADTKNMPLTTRVIQETLRVASILSFTFREAVEDVEFEGYLIPKGWKVLPLFRNIHHSPDNFPEPEKFDPSRFEVSPKPNTFMPFGNGVHSCPGNELAKMEILVLVHHLTTKYRWSMMGPQNGIQYGPFALPQNGLPIKLYPKNSSPYV comes from the exons ATGGAGTTTGTTTCTATGTTTTGCTTATCTGCTATtgtttctttctctcttcttcttatccATTCAATCTTCAAGTTCTTGGCTTTTGCTGCCAAGAAATTGCCTCTTCCTCCTGGCACTTTGGGTTGGCCTTATATTGGAGAAACTTTTCAACTTTACTCTCAAAATCCCAATGTTTTCTTTGcctcaaaagtcaaaaa gTATGGTTCAATATTCAAGACTCACATATTGGGTTGTAATTGTGTGATGATATCAAGTCCTGAAGCAGCTAAACAAGTTTTAGTCACAAGAGCTAACTTATTTAAGCCTACATTTCCAgctagtaaagaaagaatgttgggAAAACAAGCAATTTTCTTTCATCAAGGTGATTACCATGCTAAGTTGAGGAAATTAGTCCTTCGTGCTTTCACGCCCGAATCGATCAGAAACATCGTCCCAGATATCGAATCCATCGTCGAAAGTACGCTCGAATCGTTCGAAGGAAGATTGATTAACACTTATCAAGAAATGAagaca TATACATTCAATGTTGCATTGatttcaatatttggaaaagaTGAAATCCTATACAGAGAAGATCTAAAGAGGTGTTATTACATTCTAGAAAAAGGGTATAATTCAATGCCAATCAATCTTCCTGGTACATTATTCAATAAAGCAATGAAAGCAAGGAAAGAATTAGCAAAAATTGTGGCAAAAATCATCTCAACTAGAAGGGAAATGAAGATCAATCATACCGATTTACTTGGTTCTTTTATGGGAGATAAAGGACTCACTGACGAACAAATTGCAGATAATATCATTGGTGTGATTTTCGCAGCTAGAGACACTACTGCTAGTGTTCTTACATGGATCCTTAAATATCTTGGAGAAAACCCTAGTGTCCTACATGCTGTCACA GAAGAACAAGAGACTATAATGAGAAATAAAGAAGAGAATGGTGAAGAAAAAGTTCTAAATTGGGCAGATACTAAAAATATGCCTTTAACTACAAGAGTAATTCAAGAAACACTCAGAGTTGCTTCTATCTTATCTTTTACTTTTAGAGAAGCTGTTGAAGATGTTGAATTTGAAG GATATTTAATACCTAAAGGATGGAAAGTACTACCACTCTTTAGAAACATTCACCACAGCCCAGACAATTTTCCTGAGCCAGAGAAATTTGATCCTTCAAGATTTGAG GTGTCACCAAAGCCCAATACTTTCATGCCATTTGGCAATGGGGTCCACTCATGTCCAGGGAATGAATTAGCCAAGATGGAGATTTTGGTTCTTGTACATCATCTGACCACAAAGTACAG GTGGTCTATGATGGGCCCACAAAATGGAATTCAGTATGGGCCATTTGCTCTTCCCCAAAATGGTCTGCCCATTAAGCTATATCCCAAGAATTCATCACCATACGTCTAA